DNA sequence from the Cohnella herbarum genome:
TACAGGCGCGGAGGTTGTCGGATAACGCGATCGTGGCGACTTCGTCTAGCGCGGAATTTAACTTCGCGACGGCAGGGAATACGTCTTACGTCGTAGAGAGAACGGCGAAAACGCTAGGCAGTTACTCTTACCAGAATTTAACGGGTACGGCGAGCGCAGGCCCGAGAACGGCGACGTTTAACGGGACGCCAAGAACGTTGGGAAGCGGAGCTCCGTATATGGGAGCTAAGCCGACGTTCTATCCGAACGCCAATTACAGCGGAACGGGCGTTTCTTTGCCTCCGGGCGATTATAGCATTTCCCAGATGCAAGCCGCCGGGATCGCGAACGACAGTATCTCGTCAATAAAGGTACCGTCCGGAATTTCGGTTATTGCTTACGGTGACGGAGCTTTCGACGGACCTTCATGGACTTTTACCGCAGACAATCCGAATCTGGCCGCTACAGGCAACGACAATACGATTTCCTCGTTTAAGATCGTCGATAACGGCGGGGGCGGCACTTCTGCTCCGATCGGAATGACGATCACGTTCAAGGCTACGGTAAACGGAATGTTCATTTGCGCGGAAAACGCGGGCGCGGCGGCATTGATCGCGAATCGGCCGGCCGGAGGCGGTTGGGAGCAATTCACCGTCGTGGATGCCGGAGGGGGAGCGATCGCGCTTAAGGCAACGATCAACAACAAATTCGTCTCCGCCACGAATTCGGGAGCCGGAAACCTGATCGCGCAAGCCGATTCAATCGGGAATTGGGAGAAGTTCATTTGGGTCGCGAACGGCGACGGTACGTTCTCCCTCCGGGCAGTGGCGAACAACCAGTACGTTTGCGCGGATAACGCGGGAGCGGCTTCTCTGATTGCCAATCGCGCGACTATCGGCCCCTGGGAGAAGTTCCAATTAGGGTGAGCCAAGTTCGCGATGAGGTTGGCATCGCTTTGTGTATTTGATTCACCTATATAGTTTAAAATCGCCCCATGGTGACCCATGGGGCGTCGCGTTATGCTGAAGTAGGCTTATTTCAATAGAAGCCGATCTGCTTCACCTATCACGTTTATTGGAGGATCAAACCGATGAGCAACAAAAGCATGCCGGCGGACTTTCTTAAGGAAACTTCGCAGAACCCAACGATTACGACGATATTTACCGCCGACCCGTCCGCCCACGTTTGGGAGGACGGCAAGGTGTATATTTATGCTTCTCATGATATGGATCCGGCCAGAGGCTGCGATTTGATGGACCGATATCATGTGTTCTCGTCGGAGGACATGGTGAACTGGATAGACGAGGGCGAAATTCTCCGTTCGGACGACGTCGCCTGGGGCCGACCGGAAGGCGGTTTCATGTGGGCGCCGGATTGCGCGTATAGGAACGGGACCTATTACTTCTATTATCCGCATCCAAGCGGCTCGAAATGGAACGATACGTGGAAAATGGGGGTCGCGACCAGCCAAAATCCCGCTAGCGGCTTCACGGACAGAGGTTATATTACGGGCCTCGGAGGGTTCGCGATGATCGATCCATGCGTCCTAGTGGATGATGACGGACGCGCCTATATGTACTATGGCGGAGGCAGCAAGTGCGCGGGCGGAGAGTTGAACGAAGACATGATGGCCATTAAGGGCGAGATGAGCGAAATGGTCGGGCTCGAGGATTTCCACGAAGCGGCTTGGGTGTTCAAGCGAGCCGGGCTTTACTATTTGACTTACTCGGATAATCTGGATAACCATAACCGCATGAGATATGCCACCAGCGTCAATCCGCTTGGCCCTTGGACTTATCGCGGCGTTTTCCTAGAGCCGACGGGTTGTTCGACTTCCCATGGGTCCGTCGCGGAATACAAGGGGCAATGGTATATGTTCTACCATAACCAAGCGATCTCGAATCAAGGCAACTTAAGAAGCGTATGTATCGATCGATTGTACTTCAACGAAGACGGAACGATTCAGACCGTCGTTCAGACGAAGACGGGCGTCCCTCCGGTAGCGCCGGCGCCTGCTCCCAATCCGCATCAGAAAACCTACTCCGCGGAAAATAGCGCCGTTGGCGGAGGGGCAACGTTGGAGACGGTCGTTCGAGGAAATGCGAGGGTCGCCCGAGTGCATCAAGACGGCTCTTATTGCCAGTTCGATCAGATCGATGGCGATCGGGGAGGGAGAGCCGCCCTCTATATTCGTTATGCGACGGCGGAGCGCCTTGCCAAACTGCATTTGACGGTTAACGGCGAAGACCACTCTTTGCTTAATGCTCCATCTTCGGGCAGCGATTCGGATTTCTCAGGTCGTGCCAGCATCACCGTTAGGTTACGGCCAGGAAGCGACAACGCGATTCGGTTCGCGGGCGGCAACGGCAACATCCGTATTGAGAGCATGACCGTCAGCCCGTTCATGGACTGATCGGATGTCCTTCCTAATTCGAGGAGACTAGACTATGCCGAGACGAACCAAATGGCTATTAGGAGCACTCGCGTTTGCCGTTATCCTACTGATTGGCGGAGGTTACTACCTCATAAATCCCGAGAAGAAAACAGGGAATGGGGGCGAGGACGGAAATAGGAGCAAGAACGTGAGCGTGGACGCCAAACCGGTAGCCGCGCCGGAGAAATACAAAGTGCTGCTGTTCACCAAGACTCAAGCTTTCAGGCACGATTCGATCGGGCCGGGAATCGCGGCGATCAAGAAGCTTGCCGGCGAGAATAACTTCGAGGTCGACGCCACGGAAGACGCGACGAAGTTCAACGCGGCCAATCTCGGGCAATACGCGGCGGTGATCTTCTTGAACACGACGGGGGAAATTCTGAACGAGGAGCAGCAAGCGGCTTTCCAAGCGTATATTCAAGAAGAGAACGGTTACGTCGGCATTCATTCTGCTTCCGATACGCTGCATTCTTGGGCATGGTATATGAACCTGGTAGGAGGCATGTTCACGGATCACCCGGAGTTCGCTCCGGGCACGGTCAAAGTGGCGGACAAAGTCCATCCGTCAACCGTGGGGCTTCCATCCGTGTGGCAGCGCTCGGAAGAATGGTATAACTTTCTTGCGAATCCGAGGGGCAAGGTGCACGTGCTCGCTACGGCCGACGAGAAATCGTACAAGGGAGGCAAAATGGGCAACGACCATCCGATTGCCTGGTGCCAGAAGTACGACGGCGGCAGGTCTTGGTATACGGGGCTCGGACACGCCAAGGAAAGCTACGAGAACGATCCGAGTTTTCTCCGGCATATTCTCGGAGGCATCCAATGGGCAGCAGGCAAGGCGGACGGAGATTGCTCGGCTACCGTATACAACGACACGAACTATAAGAAGCAGGAACTGATGACGAACCTTCAAGCGCCTATGGGGCTCGACTTCGCCCCGGATGGCCGGATGTTCTTCATCGAGATCGACGGCAAAGTGAAAGTGTACTCTCCGAAGACGGAGTTGGCTACGATCGCCGCCACTTTGAAGGTCGTCGACGGGAACGAGCAAGGGTTGCTAGGTATTGCGTTGGATCCCGATTTCGAGAATAATAACTGGATTTATCTATATTATTCTCCGGTAGGATCGGATAACGAGGATCGAATCTCGCGATTCGAGGCGAAAGGGGACACGATCGATCTGGCAACGGAGAAAGTCGTGCTCCGGGTACCGAATCAGCGAGAAGAATGCTGTCACCATGGCGGAGACCTCGAATTCGGTTCGGACGGCAATCTCTATCTGTCCACCGGGGACAACACGAACCCGTTCGCTTCGGACGGTTACGCGCCGATCGACGAGACGCCGGGGAGATCCGCTTGGGATGCCCAGCTTACCGCGGGTAACAAGAACGATTTACGCGGGAAAATAATCAGAATCAAACCGGAGAAGGACGGAACTTACTCGATTCCGAAAGGGAACTTGTTTACGGACGGTTCGGGCAAACCGGAAATTTACGTCATGGGGACGCGGAATCCGTTCCGAATGGCGATTAGTCCTTACGACAATACGCTGTATTGGGGCGATGTCGGGCCGGATGCGGGAGCGAACAACGTAGCCCGGGGACCGAAGGGATACGACGAGATTAACAAAGCGGTCGTCGCGGGCAATTACGGCTGGCCTCATTTTATCGCCGACAATAAGCCGTACATGGATTATGATTTCGTCACGCATTCCATTGGCGAACTGTTCGATGCTTCCGCGCCTAAGAACGATTCTCCGAATAATACCGGGGGCAAGGACCTGCCGCCGGCGCAGAGCGCAATGATCTATTATCCATACGGACCTAGCGCCGAATATCCGGAAATGACGGACGGCACGGGAAGGACGGCCGCCGCGGCCGCGGTTTATCGATATGATGAGAATAACGCCAACGTGTTTAAGCTGCCTGCGTATTTGGATAAGTCGCTGATTATATTCGACTTCTCGCGGCAATGGTTCAAGGAAGTCCGGTTCGACGAGAAAGGTGAACTGCTGAAGATCAACCCTTTCCTGACGAACCTCAAGTTCGATCACCCTATCTACGGGAAGATCGGTCCGGATGGGAACTTGTACGTCATCGAATACGGAACCGGAGGATCCGACGGCAAAATTTCCAAAGTCGCCTATAACGGAGCGGCCGGCAACCAAGCGCCTAATGCCAAAGCCGTCGCCGACGCGACGAACGGACTCGCGCCGCTGGCGGTCAAGTTCAGCACGGACGGAACGGTCGATACGGCCGGCGACCCGATGACCTATGCCTGGGATTTCGACGGCGACGGCAAAGTCGATTCTGCCGAAGCGAATCCGAGCTTCATCTACGACAAGAACGGCAACTATAACGCGAAAGTCACCGTCACGGATAGGAAGGACAACGCGACATCGGTAATCATTCCGATTACCGTAGGCAATCGCGCTCCGGTTGTCACGATTACGGCTCCGGCAGAGCGGGGTTTCTTCGCTTGGGGAGACACGATCGCCTATACGGTCAAGGTAATCGATGCGGAGGATAAGTCCATCGATTGCTCGAAGGTGCAGGTGACGCCGGCTCTAGGGCACGATGAGCATTCGCATCCGGGTGCCACCCGGACGGGATGTACCGGTTCGTTCCAGACGACGACGAGCGATACGAGCATCGAAAACACGTTTTACTACATTACCGCCAGCTACACGGACAATGGCACCAACGATGCTGCGCCGCTTATGGGCTCTTCAACGATCGTCGTGTTGTCCAAGGACCGCCAAGCGGAGTATTACGAGGATTCCAGCGGAGGTAAGCTGCAGACGGAAGATACGTCCGACGTTGGAGCTGGGCGCAACTTGGGCTTTATCGAGAACGCCAGTTGGATCGCGTATAAGAAAATGAATCTCGCGAACATCACCGGCATCCAAGCAAGGGTATCCTCCGCAGGGAGCGGAGGTACGATCGAGATGAGGACGGATTCCCCGACCGGAAAGCTCCTCGCTACGCTCGAAATCCCCGTTACGGGCGATTGGCAGAAGTGGGTCGACGTAGCAGGGGAGATCAAGGCCGCGCCGACGGGTTTGCACGATATTTACTTCGCGTTTAACGGCGGCGACGGGTGGCTGTTTAACGTCAATAGATTCGACTTCATCGGCAACGGAATCGTGGCGGTGAAGTAAGCGGAATAGGCTGCTCCTTAAGTTGGTTAAGGGGCAGCCTTTTAGGCGGTTCTTCGGTTAGTTGTGTTATAATTAGAATCAAAGTAGAGATTGACGTAACGGGATGGTGAGTCGCTTGAATCAAATCAAAGATCTTCAAAAGCTAATAAAACTCACAGGTGATCGCGCAAAGTTGGATGCTAAAGCCAACGAAACTTATATTGTTTATAAGACGAAAGACGGTCAAATCGTAAAAGAATACTACAACGGAACCATTGTTCCCGTTTCCGATGAGGAGGTCCCTCATGCATGAACTAGTACCGATCATGTACGTCTTTGCCGGAAATAACGGAAGCGGCAAAAGTACGATTAGAAACTTGATCATTGATCGGCTTGGAATCAGTGTTAACATCGATCCCGATGCTCTTGCTCGTGGGATAGATTCGGTTCATCCTGAAAGTCGAAAAGTATCCGCAGGGAAAGAAGCTATTAAACTGGCTAGAGATTGTATTCATAACAGACGTGATTTTTCAGTCGAAACAACACTCGCTGGAGGAAATGCGATCCGCCTTATGCGCGATGCAAAGGCAAATGGGTTCGAAGTTACAATGTTTTATGTAGGGCTAGGAGATTATCGTTTGAATATCAAGAGGGTAGCAATCCGAGTAGAAAATGGCGGGCATCATATTCCGACCGAAGACATCGTAAGACGGCATCAAACATCTCTTCAAAATTTACTGTCTCACATCCACTTGATCGACAATTTAATCGTTATTGATAACAGTCATACAGAAGGTGAGGTTATTCTGAGTGTAAACAATGGTTCAATAACCTCGCAATCGAAATCCCTTCCTCAGTGGGCTGAAAGCATTTTGAAAAAAATAAATTCTTAGTATGCAGCCAAGTAAAATGGTTTTTTTGGATGGCCCCGTTATAACCACCTCCCTATCCGCACATCAGTACAAACTCACTCCACATAAGGTTTCTCGAATAGCCCCAACTTGATTTTTTGGTTCAGCACGCGACTTACGGCAATATCCAAGCTTTTTATGCTAATTGTTCCGATATCGACAACCCGGTCTATGTGCTTATCTTCGCAGAACAGGATAGGGATGCCGAGGCGGGTCTGCTCAATGGCGTATTGCTGCAACTGATTATACACCTTGGGAGCGCCGAATAAACCATAGATGCAGCCGACTCCGTCGTCACCTATTCTGCTCATCACTTTATCCCACTGAATCCTCGCGTCGCTGACTGGCTTGTTATCCATGCTTGAATACATCCCGCTCATGAATGTAGCGCCCCAATATCGTTCGAGCTGGCGCACCTTCTCGCCGAACGTCATTCTGCCCAGAAGGTCGTTCACTCGCGCTTCGACATTGATGTCGGGATTCCGGTAGATCGCGATATCGTTCGTTGCATTCATCCTTAGTCCCCCTCTTTCAGAGCTAAATGTAACCGCTTTAACAAAGCCATATCTTAAATATAGAAAAAAACCCCCGACATTTCTTGTCAGGGGTTGAGAAAGAGTCGTCATTTTTTGCTGCGGATAGCGGTAGGCGTGCAGCCGTTTACTTTTTTGAACACCCGGTTGAAGGTTTCGATGCTGTTAAAGCCCGACCGGTAGGCGATTTCGGTTACGGATTCCTCGTTGTTCGTCAGCAGGAGCATGGCGATGTTCGCGCGGAACGAATTGACGTATTCGACGAAGGTGGAACCGGTGGCTTCCTTAAAGAATCTGGAGAAATAAGTGACGCTGAACCCCGCGACTTCGGCGGCGCTCTGCAGCGTAATTTCCGAACCGTAGTCGCTTTCGATGTATTTTAAGACGTTGTCCAGTCGTTCCAACTGTTCGAGGCGTTTCGTCCTTTCTTGCAAGCTATAGGCTTCCATCGGGAGATGTCTGATCATGAAGGCGGCGATATCGTTAATTCGGGCTTTGGTCACGAGTTCGTGCCCGGCCTCTCTCGTTTCCCATTCTTGATATAACGCGACGATGTGCCGTTCTATGATTCCATGCAAACTCTCTCCCGAATCGATAGAGATTTCGGAGCCTGCTATTAAATGCGGCATCACGAACCGGTGTCCGAAAACGAGATCCGAGTAGGCGTCGAAAATCGGTTTGCCGAGTTGGAGGATGATTTTGCGGCAGCCGAGCGGATTGGGCAAGTAATGGTGCAGCTCGCAGGAGCCGACGAACAAAAGATCGCCGGTGCTCAAGGAATAGAGGACATCGTTGATCCCGATCTGCATGTGCCCGTCCAGGACATAGATAATCTCGATCTCTTGGTGCCAATGCGTCGGAAAACCTTCCTCTAGGGAGCTGACTATGATTTTAAGCGGATGATTCGTTTTAAGAGCAATCTTCTCATGCCATGGATTCATAGGGTTATCTCCCGGGAAAGGCGATATTAACCCTATCTTAGCTCATGGATGAGAGAGTCACAAGACAATCCGGCAGACAAATCCGGAAAACGGTACTCGGCAATAGGCTAAGTATAGACTGCAAAAGCCAAGTTTCACTCCTGTTTTGCCCAAGCGCGTGTACGGTAACATGAATGAAAGCAAGTGTAACCACAGTAATCGCGAGGGGTGAACAGAGGTGGGAAGCATCACGTTCAATCATGTGTCCAAACACTATAAAGGAGAGTCGCGCCCGGCCGTAAACGACTTCCACCTGTCCATTGAAGAAGGAGAATTCCTTGTGCTCGTCGGTCCTTCCGGCTGCGGAAAGTCGACGACGTTGCGCATGCTGGCGGGACTTGAGGAAATCAGCGACGGGGAACTGTACATCGACGATAAATTCGTGAATTACGTGTCGCCGAAGGATCGGGATATCGCGATGGTGTTCCAGAACTACGCGCTGTATCCGAATCTGACGGTGTATGAGAATATCGCGCTCGGACTGAAGCTTCGCAAGACGGCGAAATACGATATCGAGCTTAGGGTGAACCGCGTCGCGAAAATATTAGAGATTTCCCACCTGCTCGACCGCAAGCCGAGCCAGTTGTCCGGAGGGCAGAAGCAGCGCGTTGCCCTCGGCCGAGCGATCGCGCGCGAACCGCAAGTGTTCCTCATGGACGAGCCGCTGTCGAACCTGGATGCCAAGCTGAGAGCGCAAACCCGCGCGGAGATCATCAAGCTTCAAGCCGATCTGAAGCGGACGATGGTCTATGTCACGCATGACCAAGTAGAGGCGATGACGATGGGAACGCGCATCGTCGTCATGAAAGACGGGATCATCCAACAGGTCGCCCCTCCGCGACAGCTCTACGATGAACCGGCGAATCTGTTCGTGGCGGGTTTTATCGGGTCTCCGCAAATGAACTTCGTCCAAGGCATCGTCACGCTTGAGGAAGGACGGTTCTATTTCAACAACAAGCGGATGAAGTTGCTGCTGCCAAGACAATATGATTTTCAATTCGAGAAATTGAACAGATCGGTTCGCAACGTGTTGCTTGGCGTCCGTCCTGAGCATGTCTTGCTCAAGCCGGAACAGCAGGACGAAGAGGACGGATATGCGTCAGGCATTGTTCAGATGACCGAAGTGACGGGAGCGGATAGTTACGTCTACTTGACGGTAGGTGAATCCAAGATCATTGCCAGGACGGATCCGGGTATTACGTATAGCAAGGACGACAAACCTGCAATCGGTTTCAATATGGGCAAGCTGCACTTCTTCGATGAGAACACGGGCGTATCGCTTAAGGTCGGAGGAGATGAAGGATGACAAGGATGAAGCTGCCTCGCGCTACCCTCCGCGTCATCTTGCGACTCGTCTTGATCGCAGCCGTCCTGTTCGGCGGTTATCGCTGGATCAATGGCGGGAAAACGGCTATTTACGCTTCCGGCGTAACGACCTCGGACTTGTTGTCCTATGAGGACAGGGAAGAGAAGATTCCTTACGCCAAGCTCATGCAGGAACACTCTGAGGACGCCGAATCCGGCGGTACGGGACAGCAGATCGGGATCCAAGCAGCCGAGTATGGAGAATCGGGAGCGGAAGCCAAACTCGAGATCATCAACGATGCGGACGGGTCGGCCCTGCATTGGCTAAACGAAGAAGGATGGGTGGAATGGACTTTCAGGGTGCCCAGCTCGGGCTGGTATGAACTGCATCTCGATTACAAACCGCTGGCAAGCGGCAAAGGATCGGTCATTCTGGGAATCGAGATCGACGGCTCCTACCCGTTCTTGGAGTCGGAACGGATAGAGCTGCAGCGGAATTGGAAAGACGCCAAGTATCCGTACGACCGCAACGAGATCGGCATGGAAATACGTCCGCAACAGACGGAGCTCGTAGACTGGTCGACGAAGGCGGTTTCCGACTTTTCCGTTTCCTCGGAGCCCTTGTTATACCGGCTTGAGCAGGGTGAGCACAAGCTGCGGATGGTCGGCAACAAGGAGTCGGTCGCGCTGAGGGAGATAAAGTTCCTC
Encoded proteins:
- a CDS encoding zeta toxin family protein yields the protein MHELVPIMYVFAGNNGSGKSTIRNLIIDRLGISVNIDPDALARGIDSVHPESRKVSAGKEAIKLARDCIHNRRDFSVETTLAGGNAIRLMRDAKANGFEVTMFYVGLGDYRLNIKRVAIRVENGGHHIPTEDIVRRHQTSLQNLLSHIHLIDNLIVIDNSHTEGEVILSVNNGSITSQSKSLPQWAESILKKINS
- a CDS encoding ThuA domain-containing protein, which codes for MPRRTKWLLGALAFAVILLIGGGYYLINPEKKTGNGGEDGNRSKNVSVDAKPVAAPEKYKVLLFTKTQAFRHDSIGPGIAAIKKLAGENNFEVDATEDATKFNAANLGQYAAVIFLNTTGEILNEEQQAAFQAYIQEENGYVGIHSASDTLHSWAWYMNLVGGMFTDHPEFAPGTVKVADKVHPSTVGLPSVWQRSEEWYNFLANPRGKVHVLATADEKSYKGGKMGNDHPIAWCQKYDGGRSWYTGLGHAKESYENDPSFLRHILGGIQWAAGKADGDCSATVYNDTNYKKQELMTNLQAPMGLDFAPDGRMFFIEIDGKVKVYSPKTELATIAATLKVVDGNEQGLLGIALDPDFENNNWIYLYYSPVGSDNEDRISRFEAKGDTIDLATEKVVLRVPNQREECCHHGGDLEFGSDGNLYLSTGDNTNPFASDGYAPIDETPGRSAWDAQLTAGNKNDLRGKIIRIKPEKDGTYSIPKGNLFTDGSGKPEIYVMGTRNPFRMAISPYDNTLYWGDVGPDAGANNVARGPKGYDEINKAVVAGNYGWPHFIADNKPYMDYDFVTHSIGELFDASAPKNDSPNNTGGKDLPPAQSAMIYYPYGPSAEYPEMTDGTGRTAAAAAVYRYDENNANVFKLPAYLDKSLIIFDFSRQWFKEVRFDEKGELLKINPFLTNLKFDHPIYGKIGPDGNLYVIEYGTGGSDGKISKVAYNGAAGNQAPNAKAVADATNGLAPLAVKFSTDGTVDTAGDPMTYAWDFDGDGKVDSAEANPSFIYDKNGNYNAKVTVTDRKDNATSVIIPITVGNRAPVVTITAPAERGFFAWGDTIAYTVKVIDAEDKSIDCSKVQVTPALGHDEHSHPGATRTGCTGSFQTTTSDTSIENTFYYITASYTDNGTNDAAPLMGSSTIVVLSKDRQAEYYEDSSGGKLQTEDTSDVGAGRNLGFIENASWIAYKKMNLANITGIQARVSSAGSGGTIEMRTDSPTGKLLATLEIPVTGDWQKWVDVAGEIKAAPTGLHDIYFAFNGGDGWLFNVNRFDFIGNGIVAVK
- a CDS encoding helix-turn-helix domain-containing protein, which encodes MNPWHEKIALKTNHPLKIIVSSLEEGFPTHWHQEIEIIYVLDGHMQIGINDVLYSLSTGDLLFVGSCELHHYLPNPLGCRKIILQLGKPIFDAYSDLVFGHRFVMPHLIAGSEISIDSGESLHGIIERHIVALYQEWETREAGHELVTKARINDIAAFMIRHLPMEAYSLQERTKRLEQLERLDNVLKYIESDYGSEITLQSAAEVAGFSVTYFSRFFKEATGSTFVEYVNSFRANIAMLLLTNNEESVTEIAYRSGFNSIETFNRVFKKVNGCTPTAIRSKK
- a CDS encoding family 43 glycosylhydrolase, coding for MSNKSMPADFLKETSQNPTITTIFTADPSAHVWEDGKVYIYASHDMDPARGCDLMDRYHVFSSEDMVNWIDEGEILRSDDVAWGRPEGGFMWAPDCAYRNGTYYFYYPHPSGSKWNDTWKMGVATSQNPASGFTDRGYITGLGGFAMIDPCVLVDDDGRAYMYYGGGSKCAGGELNEDMMAIKGEMSEMVGLEDFHEAAWVFKRAGLYYLTYSDNLDNHNRMRYATSVNPLGPWTYRGVFLEPTGCSTSHGSVAEYKGQWYMFYHNQAISNQGNLRSVCIDRLYFNEDGTIQTVVQTKTGVPPVAPAPAPNPHQKTYSAENSAVGGGATLETVVRGNARVARVHQDGSYCQFDQIDGDRGGRAALYIRYATAERLAKLHLTVNGEDHSLLNAPSSGSDSDFSGRASITVRLRPGSDNAIRFAGGNGNIRIESMTVSPFMD
- a CDS encoding ABC transporter ATP-binding protein produces the protein MGSITFNHVSKHYKGESRPAVNDFHLSIEEGEFLVLVGPSGCGKSTTLRMLAGLEEISDGELYIDDKFVNYVSPKDRDIAMVFQNYALYPNLTVYENIALGLKLRKTAKYDIELRVNRVAKILEISHLLDRKPSQLSGGQKQRVALGRAIAREPQVFLMDEPLSNLDAKLRAQTRAEIIKLQADLKRTMVYVTHDQVEAMTMGTRIVVMKDGIIQQVAPPRQLYDEPANLFVAGFIGSPQMNFVQGIVTLEEGRFYFNNKRMKLLLPRQYDFQFEKLNRSVRNVLLGVRPEHVLLKPEQQDEEDGYASGIVQMTEVTGADSYVYLTVGESKIIARTDPGITYSKDDKPAIGFNMGKLHFFDENTGVSLKVGGDEG